One genomic segment of Halorientalis litorea includes these proteins:
- the phnG gene encoding phosphonate C-P lyase system protein PhnG, with product MDDPADRADRFELLAACEDDALARMANGVLESDPQLAVVQEPKPQLLMQQVREPVERRLFNLGEVVVTPAEVELGGARGFSMVPGKAERAALSGAIVDAAVAGDHPKQSELTAELERVADRHQTERREEWNESKHTAVEFETMEDDL from the coding sequence ATGGACGACCCAGCAGACAGGGCGGACAGGTTCGAGTTACTCGCCGCGTGCGAGGACGACGCCCTCGCGCGGATGGCCAACGGCGTACTCGAATCCGACCCGCAGTTGGCGGTGGTACAGGAGCCGAAGCCGCAGTTGCTGATGCAACAGGTCCGTGAACCGGTCGAACGCCGACTGTTCAACCTCGGGGAAGTCGTCGTCACGCCGGCGGAGGTGGAACTGGGCGGCGCGCGCGGGTTCTCGATGGTTCCGGGGAAAGCAGAACGTGCCGCGCTCTCCGGGGCTATCGTCGACGCCGCCGTCGCCGGTGACCACCCGAAGCAGTCGGAACTGACCGCCGAACTCGAACGGGTTGCCGACCGCCATCAGACCGAACGCAGGGAGGAGTGGAACGAGAGCAAACACACGGCAGTCGAGTTCGAGACGATGGAGGACGACCTGTGA
- a CDS encoding PhnD/SsuA/transferrin family substrate-binding protein: protein MADTTRTRAADGTERTDTSSTRRKFLGGASAAAIAGLAGCTGVLGGGSSSDVEEVTMLLTPGTPADARRRYKPVQNLINGEVDGVDVEMQVPQDYSAIRPALNSEQAEIGMDDITLISNPDLMDVYGTTVTGGSAFYFSIMLTNEDSDIEELSDVEGKTHAFADRLSTSGSIFALYALQEEGGLDIGDAPDGDPVDFEGSWSNHDIALEKLGNGEADSATTWGGNGLPHIPESYRSEFPDRVLDKSSFLDTLDTESPKFRPFWFSFPIPKQPMYARATWESDKKEEIRDVLVNSDQSLIEEYYPEDYNEEELPFTTLQDTSMDAYQPVIERLNTVGVELGE from the coding sequence ATGGCAGACACCACACGGACGCGAGCGGCGGATGGCACGGAACGAACGGACACGAGTTCGACACGGCGGAAGTTCCTCGGTGGGGCGAGTGCGGCCGCCATCGCTGGCCTCGCTGGCTGTACCGGCGTCCTCGGCGGGGGCAGTTCCAGCGACGTCGAGGAAGTCACGATGCTGCTGACACCGGGCACACCGGCGGACGCCCGACGACGGTACAAACCCGTCCAGAACCTCATCAACGGCGAGGTAGACGGCGTCGACGTCGAGATGCAGGTCCCGCAGGACTACTCGGCAATCCGACCGGCTCTGAACAGTGAGCAGGCGGAAATCGGGATGGACGACATCACGCTCATCTCGAACCCCGACCTCATGGACGTGTACGGCACGACGGTCACCGGTGGGTCGGCGTTCTACTTCTCGATTATGCTCACGAACGAGGACTCGGACATCGAGGAACTGTCCGACGTCGAGGGGAAGACCCACGCGTTCGCCGACCGGCTCTCGACCAGTGGCTCCATTTTCGCGCTGTATGCCCTTCAAGAAGAGGGCGGCCTCGACATCGGGGACGCGCCCGACGGCGACCCGGTCGACTTCGAGGGGTCGTGGTCCAACCACGACATCGCGCTGGAGAAACTCGGCAACGGCGAAGCCGACTCCGCCACGACGTGGGGCGGGAACGGCCTCCCGCACATCCCCGAGTCGTACCGCTCTGAGTTCCCCGACCGAGTTCTGGACAAGAGTTCGTTCCTCGACACGCTCGACACGGAGAGTCCCAAGTTCCGACCGTTCTGGTTCTCCTTCCCCATCCCGAAACAGCCGATGTACGCCCGCGCAACGTGGGAATCGGACAAGAAAGAAGAAATCAGGGACGTTCTCGTGAACTCGGACCAGTCGCTCATCGAGGAGTACTATCCCGAGGACTACAACGAGGAAGAACTGCCGTTCACGACGCTGCAAGACACCTCGATGGACGCGTACCAGCCGGTCATCGAGCGACTCAACACCGTCGGCGTCGAGCTCGGCGAGTAA
- a CDS encoding phosphonate ABC transporter ATP-binding protein: MSTLTIENLTKEYGNVTAVEDVSFEIEDEFVVLLGESGAGKSTLLRCINGLTEPTSGDIYLDGEPLSGSNSDVGMIFQQHNLVEGVSAFTNALTGSLDDTSTLESIFQWQDRSTKERALEALDTVGLLDEADQQTSQMSGGQQQRVGIARALVQEPRLLLADEPVASLDPSSAETVMEYLNEAADSADVTTLVSLHQVNIAAHFGERFIGLRDGKLLFDVEDDELTPDLIDDLYGSVETVGLADHDDTTDTDRDRDKRVEA; encoded by the coding sequence ATGAGTACACTGACAATCGAGAATCTGACAAAGGAGTACGGTAACGTCACCGCTGTGGAGGACGTATCCTTCGAGATAGAGGACGAGTTCGTCGTCCTGCTGGGCGAATCCGGTGCGGGTAAGTCTACCCTGCTTCGGTGTATCAACGGCTTGACCGAGCCGACGAGTGGCGACATCTATCTCGACGGCGAGCCACTGAGTGGTTCGAACTCGGATGTCGGGATGATTTTTCAGCAGCACAACCTCGTCGAAGGTGTCTCGGCGTTCACGAACGCGCTGACTGGCTCGCTCGACGACACCAGCACTCTCGAAAGCATCTTCCAGTGGCAGGACCGCTCGACCAAAGAGCGGGCACTGGAGGCACTCGACACCGTCGGCCTGCTCGACGAGGCTGACCAGCAGACATCCCAGATGAGTGGTGGCCAGCAACAGCGGGTCGGCATCGCGCGGGCACTGGTACAGGAGCCCCGACTCCTGTTGGCCGACGAACCCGTGGCCAGTCTCGACCCGTCGAGTGCCGAGACGGTGATGGAGTACCTCAATGAGGCCGCGGACTCGGCGGACGTGACGACGCTCGTGAGCCTCCATCAGGTGAACATCGCGGCGCACTTCGGCGAGCGATTCATCGGCCTCCGGGACGGGAAACTCCTGTTCGATGTCGAGGACGACGAACTCACTCCTGACCTCATCGACGACCTGTACGGGAGCGTCGAAACGGTCGGCCTCGCGGACCACGACGACACGACGGACACCGACAGAGACAGGGACAAGCGGGTGGAGGCATGA
- the phnE gene encoding phosphonate ABC transporter, permease protein PhnE has product MSADRSRLGALQRYLGLGGGGDSAVEQKLTDMKRSKTLRRLYTGLGIVVVAVIFNASLEAVGFSLTELFNQIPQFIQALGEYFPPTTYFGFIPFVDVMQYWNFMLAEDLFGASQVTLAIAIAGTILGLPLALFFGVLASERVIPYPLNLLFRATMSLIRAIPALVWVLILIPLGGVSPFTATLAVMIDTTGYLGRLFTDELEEIADGPIEGIQSTGAGRTQIISFGMLSQVFRQFIAWTAFDLEHNVRVAVGLGLIGAGGLGLELDIQRKTFHYTEMMACIILILMLTGTVELLSQRVRSSLREDDDVETKGVIETLLSQPVKIVKSMAGRRE; this is encoded by the coding sequence ATGAGTGCGGACCGGTCACGGCTGGGCGCGCTCCAGCGGTACCTCGGACTCGGGGGCGGAGGCGACTCTGCCGTCGAACAGAAACTGACGGACATGAAGCGGAGCAAGACGCTCCGCCGACTGTACACGGGGCTCGGCATCGTCGTCGTGGCCGTCATATTCAACGCCAGTCTCGAAGCCGTCGGCTTCTCGCTCACGGAGCTGTTCAACCAGATTCCGCAGTTCATCCAGGCACTCGGGGAGTACTTCCCGCCCACGACGTACTTCGGCTTCATCCCGTTCGTCGACGTGATGCAGTACTGGAACTTCATGCTCGCAGAGGACCTGTTCGGTGCGTCGCAGGTGACGCTCGCCATCGCCATCGCCGGGACCATCCTCGGACTGCCGCTCGCGCTCTTTTTCGGGGTACTCGCCAGCGAGCGCGTCATCCCGTACCCGCTCAACCTCCTGTTCCGCGCGACGATGAGCCTCATCCGTGCCATCCCGGCACTGGTGTGGGTACTCATCCTCATCCCGCTGGGCGGTGTCTCGCCGTTCACCGCGACGCTCGCGGTGATGATAGACACCACCGGCTACCTCGGACGACTGTTCACCGACGAACTCGAAGAAATCGCCGACGGCCCCATCGAAGGCATCCAGTCGACCGGTGCTGGCCGGACTCAGATAATCTCCTTCGGGATGCTGAGTCAGGTGTTCCGACAGTTCATCGCGTGGACGGCGTTCGACCTCGAACACAACGTCAGGGTCGCCGTCGGCCTCGGTCTCATCGGGGCTGGCGGTCTCGGACTGGAACTCGACATCCAGCGCAAGACGTTCCACTACACGGAGATGATGGCGTGTATCATCCTCATCCTCATGCTGACGGGGACGGTGGAACTCCTCAGCCAGCGCGTGCGCTCGTCCCTCCGTGAGGACGACGACGTGGAGACGAAGGGCGTCATCGAGACGCTCCTCTCCCAGCCGGTGAAAATCGTCAAGTCGATGGCCGGACGGCGAGAGTGA